One Stratiformator vulcanicus genomic window, CTGTGACTCCGTCGGGGTGATCGGCCCAGCCGTGGGAGCAATTGCCTCACTTGCCGCGGCGACGGCGCTGAAAATTTTGTGCGGGACGCTTGAGCCGACGCAGGCGATGCTGAGCGTGATCGATACTTGGCAGCCGCGATTCCACAGCGTTCAGATCGCGAAGACCCAACCCTCCGACTGCCCTGCATGCGATCAGGGTCGGCGGGATTATCTGTCGGGTCGATTGAGCAACGAATCGACGGTTCTTTGCGGGCGCAACGCAGTGCAGATTCGCCGTGGGAGCGTGACCGAAGTCGACTTTGATCGATTGGCTCGTTCGCTCGAAGGCGTCTGCGATGTCACGCGGACCCCCCACTTCCTGCGGGCCGCGCCGGGCGATCCGACGGTTGTGGTCACGCTCTTCCGCGACGGGCGTGCGATCGTTTCAGGGACTGACGAGCCGACGATTGCGCGCACGGCCTACACGCGACTGCTGGGGTGATTTCGGCAAACAGTGTTATGCGTGCGCTCGTGGTGTGAGCGTTCGCCGCTCTTACTCACAAACACGGCGGGCACAGCCGGCCCTATTCGTTGCTCACGTGCTTTCGAGCAGCCATTGAACGGCATGTCGGGTGAGAGCGGCGCCGTTGGGGAGATTCAGTTTGGCTTTGATGTTCTCACGGTACGTCTCGACCGTCTTCGGACTCAGTTCCAACTTCGCCGCGATCTGCCGGGTGGTGATGCCGCGGCCGATCATTTCAAAAACTTCGAGCTCGCGATCGGACAGGGAATCGACGATCGATTCGTTGCCGCTTTCACTGCCGGAGACGATCCGATTGAGCATCTGGTCGGACATTGTCGAGCTAAGGTAGACGCGGCCGTCGAGAACCTGCCGGCAGGCATCGATAATGTCGGACGTTGCCTCCTGCTTGCTCACATAACCTTTCGCCCCGGCTCGCAGAACGCGTTCGGCGAACAGTGATTCGTCGTGCATTGAGGTCACGAGCATTTTGGCCTGATCATTGCGAGCTCGAATCTCTTTAATCAGTTCAATGCCGCTGCCGTCTTTGAGCGACAGGTCGATAATGGCGAGGTCCGGAACCGCTTCCGTGTATCGTTTGAACGCCTCACCGACGGATGCGGCTTCAGCGCATACTTCGAGGTCGGGCTGTTGGTTGATCAGAATTGCCAAGCCCTGCCGGACGACCGGATGGTCGTCCACAATCATGATTCGTCGTTTCCGCATTGGTATTTCATCTTTTCAGTGAACGCGGGGAGCATCCGCCCCACCCGCGGGCAACTTCTGCCGAATTTCGTCAGGAGGCATCAGTTTAGCGAATGCTCATCGTCGAGTCATTCTGCTTCGACACCGTTTCAAGGAACGCGCGATTGACCGCCGATCAGCCGGTCCGGTCGCCAGCCGACCGAACATCCGGGTCGACAGCGGCACGCAGGCGGCTCCCGACGAACTCAAACTGTCGGATGACCTCACGCAAAAGGCGGTCCGTTTTATCGCAGTCTTCCGGATTATCGCCCTCGGTGTCGAGGCAAACCTCAAGCTGCCGGGCGATCGCAGTGGCTGATTCCGCCTTCGCCGAAGCACCCAGACCTTTAAGAGCGTGTGCGGCGCCCTTGGCCGCCTTGCGGTTCGAGGCGGCAATCGCGGACCGCAAGTCGGATAGCAGTTTCTCTGTATCCTCGATGAACCACCCCACGAATTGAGATGCTCGGTCCGGTTTGCTGAACACGCTCAACGCGGGGTGCGGATCGTACGTCTCTAATTCGGCCGGCCCGTCTGTCGTTGCCTCCGGTTCAGTCGGCTGTGTGTTCCGTCCGTCGATAAGGGCGAACAAATCTTCGATGCGGAACGGCTTCGTCAGCACCGCTTCAAATACCTGCTGAAGGTCGCTGTCAAACTCGACTGTCCCGGTAAAGGCGATCAACCGCGGACATGGTCGTCCCTCCGATTCGAAAGTTGACCTCACCTTTCGGGCGACGTCCCTGCCGGAGATGTCAGGAAGATTGACATCAAGGAGCACGACGTCAAATTCCTTGGACTCGAATTCGGCCAGTGCCGCCTCGCCGGAATCGGCGCAAGTGATTTCGTGCGCATGTTCGCTGAGTAACGTTTCAACGAGCAAACGATTTGCGAACACGTCATCGACAACGAGAACACGCATCTGACAATCCGTGCCAAGTCGCTCCACAACACGCCGCAGACTTGGGGACCCAGTTCCCAACAGTCCGAAGGCGGTTATCAGCGAATCATATTAGGTGAGGTGGCGAACGCCCGTTATTGGCTAGTGACAGGATCGATTGAGGGTGATTTCACTTCGGCCTCAGCTTGATCGTCATTGTTACGATAGGGGGCTTTCCTGACCGAACCCCCGTTCGAATGAGAGCGGCAGAGCTTATCCAAAAAATTCCAAATCTGATAAAATTTTGAAGAATTTGAGGCCGAACTGTGCCGCATTAATTTTGACTTCGCCGCCCATCGACTGCCAACTTGATCGCATTGGTGAGGTTCTCGGGGGGGCCGTCTTTGGTGACGTAGTCGGTCGCTCCGGCCGCCAGCATGGAAGCCTGCATGTCGTCTTTTTCGTGCATCGAGAGCCCGATGACAATGAGTTCGGGGAGTTCGCCCTTGAGGATCCGCGTCGCTTCGATTCCGTCGACCTCCGGCATGGAGATATCCATCACGACCACGTCGGGCCGGACTTGCCTGGCGAGTTCGACCGCTTCCTTCCCGTCGGTCGCCTCTCCAACGATGTCAAAGATCGGCTCACGTTCTAACAACCCCGCCAAACTGGCCCGCATCACGCGATGGTCATCGGCGAGAAGAATCCTAATTTCGCTCGTATCGAGCAGGGAGACGGTCTGAGGCTTCGTCTCGCTCCGCGTCGACTCGGTCGCTTGAGGGATGCCGCGGCTCTCCTCGACGTCCGGGGTGAAGCTCGCATGCCCATTGGTCGGCTGTTTGGGTGCGAAGAGTCGAACGGTCGTGCCGACATCGGGCTCGCTTTCGAGCTCCATCCGGCCGCCGATCAACTCCAGTCGCTCTCGAATGCTGAATAAGCCAAACCCGCCGCCGGACGTGTCGTCGGTTTTCGCCTCATCACCGATTAAGAATCCACGCCCGCTGTCGCGAACCGTCAGTACGGTTTGGTCGTTGTTTCCGTTCTCAAGTGACACGCGTGCCTCGACCGCACCGGAATGTTTACGGACATTGAAGAGCAATTCGCGGACGGCCTGATAGAGCAATACCGAGGTGTCTTCCGCCGTCGGTTGCGCTGAATCATCATAGTCGACCGTGACATTCAGGCCATATTTACTGGCCATTTGCCGGCCGACCCATTCCAGCGCCGGACCAAGTCCCGCGTCGTACAGAACCGGCGGGCTGAACTTGAGCGTCAAGTCGCGAGAGACCTTGATCGATTCATCCAACAGCGAATCGATCTCGGTCAAAATTGCGCCGAACTGCTCGGGATTGGGGTCATTTGGCAATGTCGCCAAACGAATTCGAGCACCGACCAGCAATTGCTGAAGGTCATCATGCAGCATTTGAGCCAGTCGCCGGCGCTCCCGTTCTTCCGCCCGGGTCAGTTCCCCGGCAAGTGTCCGCAGTTGGGTGGCTCGTTCTTCGGCGATCCGAGTTCTCTCGGCGACCTGTCGTTCGAGAGATTCGTTGATTTGCCGCAGCTCTTCGTCCTGCTCACTGGAGCGCTGACGGCTCTTATGAAGCTCTCTTTCGACATGGACGCGATGGATCGCGGCATTGATCGCCGCCGGCAAACGCACGAAGTGCCGACGGTCCTTTACGATGTAATCGCTCAGGCCCGATTTCATGGCCTCCGCACAAATCGCCTCGGTACCCGATCCGGTAAACATGACGACCGGCATGTCCGACTTTCGAGAAAGTATTTCTCGAAGCACGGAGAG contains:
- a CDS encoding response regulator, which produces MPLRLLLIDDDRHDRELTIRVLRDEFEPIEITEVSSESQFKAVLQELHFDAVITDYQLRWNDGLSVLREILSRKSDMPVVMFTGSGTEAICAEAMKSGLSDYIVKDRRHFVRLPAAINAAIHRVHVERELHKSRQRSSEQDEELRQINESLERQVAERTRIAEERATQLRTLAGELTRAEERERRRLAQMLHDDLQQLLVGARIRLATLPNDPNPEQFGAILTEIDSLLDESIKVSRDLTLKFSPPVLYDAGLGPALEWVGRQMASKYGLNVTVDYDDSAQPTAEDTSVLLYQAVRELLFNVRKHSGAVEARVSLENGNNDQTVLTVRDSGRGFLIGDEAKTDDTSGGGFGLFSIRERLELIGGRMELESEPDVGTTVRLFAPKQPTNGHASFTPDVEESRGIPQATESTRSETKPQTVSLLDTSEIRILLADDHRVMRASLAGLLEREPIFDIVGEATDGKEAVELARQVRPDVVVMDISMPEVDGIEATRILKGELPELIVIGLSMHEKDDMQASMLAAGATDYVTKDGPPENLTNAIKLAVDGRRSQN
- a CDS encoding response regulator transcription factor, whose amino-acid sequence is MRKRRIMIVDDHPVVRQGLAILINQQPDLEVCAEAASVGEAFKRYTEAVPDLAIIDLSLKDGSGIELIKEIRARNDQAKMLVTSMHDESLFAERVLRAGAKGYVSKQEATSDIIDACRQVLDGRVYLSSTMSDQMLNRIVSGSESGNESIVDSLSDRELEVFEMIGRGITTRQIAAKLELSPKTVETYRENIKAKLNLPNGAALTRHAVQWLLEST
- a CDS encoding response regulator, with the translated sequence MRVLVVDDVFANRLLVETLLSEHAHEITCADSGEAALAEFESKEFDVVLLDVNLPDISGRDVARKVRSTFESEGRPCPRLIAFTGTVEFDSDLQQVFEAVLTKPFRIEDLFALIDGRNTQPTEPEATTDGPAELETYDPHPALSVFSKPDRASQFVGWFIEDTEKLLSDLRSAIAASNRKAAKGAAHALKGLGASAKAESATAIARQLEVCLDTEGDNPEDCDKTDRLLREVIRQFEFVGSRLRAAVDPDVRSAGDRTG